From the genome of Acidobacteriota bacterium:
GCGCGTCGATGAGGTGCCGCGTCGCCGGCTCCAGGGGGCAGTGCAGGCTGACCACGTCGGCTGCGCGGAGCAGCTCGTCCAGCGGCAGCCACCGCGCCTCGAGTGCGGCCTCCACCGCCGGATCGACGGCATTGCGGTTGTGGTACACGATCCGCATGCCGAATCCCCGCGCCCGGCGGGCCACCGCCTGGCCGATGCGGCCCAGGCCGACGATACCCAGAGTCGCGCCATTGAGCTCCAGGCCCAGCAGCAGTTCCAGGTCCCAACCGGCGAACCGGCCGGCGCGCACGTAGCGGTCGGCTTCCACCACCCGGCGGGCGGCCGCCAGCAGCAGGGCCAGCGCCAAGTCCGCCGTGGCCTCAGTCAGGGCCCCCGGCGTGTTGGTGACGGTGATGCCCCGCGCCCGGGCGTGCGCCCAGTCGATGTTGTTGAAGCCTACCCCAACGTTGGCGATGATCCGCAGGTCGGGGGCGGCTTCGATGAGCGCCGCGTCGATCGTGTCGCTGAGCAGGCACACCAGGCCGCGGCAGCCTGGCAGGGCCGCGGTCAGCGCGGCGCGGTCCGGCCAGGCGACGCCCGGCGGCCGGCGCAGCGTGAAGTGAGCCGGAAAACGCCGTTCGGCTCCGAACGGCAGCGGATGCGTCAACAGCACGGTCACGGGCGGCATGTCGCCTCTCTCCCAAGTTCATTCGCCCGGAGTATCCCCAGGCGCCCCCTGGCACGGGCGGGCCGCCGGACCATTCGGGCCGACAACGCCCCGCGCTCAGGGGGCCGGCGGGCCGGGCGGGCGCTGGGCCCCGCCGGCTGGCGAGAACCATTCGACGGCGTCCACCACGCCGATGACGGCGCGGTTGATGGGCCCCATCTCCCGACCGACGGCCTCCCAGGTCGAGCGGCCCTCCTCGAGGACCAGGACCAGGTCGCCGGCGCCGGCGTCGACGCTGTCCACCGCGATGAGCTTATCGCCGGCGGGCATTCCGCTCCGGGCATCCAGAGGCTGGACGTAGAGGAGCTTGAGCCCTTCGTATTGAAGGTGCTTGACGGTGGACTCGACGCTGCCGAGGACTCTCGCCAAAATCACAGTGGTTATTATACCGCGTTTATGCTAAATGGAAAGCGCCGCCCGAACGGCCCGTCCCGCGGGCGGCAGCCCGAATCCGCGGAGGTCCGCCATGCGCCTGGCTCGCACCATCGGCTGCGTCGTCGCCACCGTGAAAAACCCGTCCCTGACCGGGAAGCGGATCCTGCTGCTGCAGGAGGTGGACGAGGCGGACCGCCCGGTGGGAGAACCGTTCGCCGCCCTGGACGCGGTCGGTGTGGGCGCCGGCGAACGGGTCTTCTACGTCACCGCCCGGGAGGCCGCCCTGCCGTTCCTGCCCGAAGAGGTGCCCGCCGACGCCTGCGTGCTCGGCGTCGTCGATCGAGTGAATGTCAAGCCCGAGGTCCAAGGCTAGAATCTCGTGTGCGCCACCGTGATTCGTGATCGGAATTGCAATCGTGATCGTATTCGCCCCTGTCCTCGAACCGTTTAAAGGTTCGCAGGTTCGCCGAATCGCCGATTCACCGGCTGAAATCAGAGCCAATCTTTCCGCTTGAAGAATAGCAGCATACCGCCGGCCACCAGCAGCATCACGCCGATCACCGCCGGGTACGCCCACGGTTGGGCGAGCTCCGGCATGTGCTGGAAGTTCATCCCGTAGAAACCGGCGATGAACGACAGAGGCATGAACAGGGTGGCGATGGTGGTGAGCACCTTCATCACGCCGTTCATCCGGTTGCTGAGACTGGACAGGTAGATGTCGAGCATGCCGGCGAGCATCTCGCGGTAGGTCTCCACGGTGTCGATGATCTGGATCACGTGGTCGTACAGGTCCCGATAGTAGATGGCGTTCTCCGCCTGGATCAGGGGCGTCTCGTGGCGTTCCAGGGACAGCGCCATTTCACGCAGCGGCCAGACCGCCCGGCGCACCATCAGAATGTCGCGCTTGAGCCGGTGGATGGTATGCAGCGTCTCGGTGGTGGGCGCGTTGACCAGGTGGTCCTCCAGTTCCTCCATCTGATCGCCCAAGCGCTCCAGAATGACGAAGT
Proteins encoded in this window:
- a CDS encoding D-glycerate dehydrogenase, which codes for MPPVTVLLTHPLPFGAERRFPAHFTLRRPPGVAWPDRAALTAALPGCRGLVCLLSDTIDAALIEAAPDLRIIANVGVGFNNIDWAHARARGITVTNTPGALTEATADLALALLLAAARRVVEADRYVRAGRFAGWDLELLLGLELNGATLGIVGLGRIGQAVARRARGFGMRIVYHNRNAVDPAVEAALEARWLPLDELLRAADVVSLHCPLEPATRHLIDARALAAMKPGAILINTARGPVVDEAALADALRARRLRAAGLDVYEGEPAVHPGLLALDNVVLLPHIGSATDTARRAIVQMAVDNVVAFFDTGRPLHPVC
- a CDS encoding EutN/CcmL family microcompartment protein; the encoded protein is MRLARTIGCVVATVKNPSLTGKRILLLQEVDEADRPVGEPFAALDAVGVGAGERVFYVTAREAALPFLPEEVPADACVLGVVDRVNVKPEVQG
- a CDS encoding EutN/CcmL family microcompartment protein, with the protein product MILARVLGSVESTVKHLQYEGLKLLYVQPLDARSGMPAGDKLIAVDSVDAGAGDLVLVLEEGRSTWEAVGREMGPINRAVIGVVDAVEWFSPAGGAQRPPGPPAP